The segment ATTCGTGTTGAAGCACCTGCTGCCTGCCCACGCTTCTTAGGTCGTGTGATCAAAAATATCGATGTTAGCGCACCAACGCCAATGTGGATGAAAGAGAAACTGCGTCGTGGTGGTGTTCGTTCTATTGATGCAGTGGTTGATATCACGAACTATGTTCTGTTGGAATTAGGTCAGCCACAACACGCTTATGATTTAGATCGTTTAAATGGCGCAATCGTTGTGCGCATGGCGAAAGATGAAGAGAAGTTAGTACTGCTAGACGGTACAGAAGCTACTCTGAAATCTGACACGCTGGTTATTGCTGATGAAACTCAAGCTTTGGGTATCGCAGGCATCTTTGGTGGTGAGCACTCAGGTGTTAACACTGAAACCAAGAACATTTTATTAGAATGTGCATTCTTCGAACCTCTGGCTATCACAGGCCGTGCTCGTAATTACGGTCTGCACACTGATGCTTCACACCGTTTTGAACGTGGTGTTGACTCTCAGCTACAATTTAAAGCGATGGAACGTGCAACCGCATTGATCGTGGGAATTTGTGGCGGTGAAGTTGGCGATATCATTGATGTTTCTAGCGAAGCTCATTTACCGAAACAGGCAAACATTAAGCTAACGCGCAAAAAGTTAGACCGTTTAATCGGTCATGTGATTGCAGACGAAACGGTGACCGATATTCTGACGCGTTTAGGTTGCCAAGTACAAGTTTCCGCGGATTGCTGGGATGTTGTGGCGCCAAGCTGGCGTTTCGATATGCAAATCGAAGAAGACTTAGTTGAAGAAGTCGCTCGCGTATACGGATATAACAATATCCCAGACGTACCGCTGCGCGCAGATTTGATCATGACTGACCATAAAGAAGCTAATTTACCGCTGAAACGTATTAAAGCGATGTTAGTTGACCGTGGTTATCAAGAAGCGATTACTTACAGCTTCGTAGACCCTAAAATTCAGAGCCTATTACACCCGCAGGAAGAAGTGCTTTCCTTGCCAAATCCAATTTCAGCTGACATGTCCGCAATGCGCTTGTCTCTGTTGACTGGTTTATTAGGCACTGTGGTCTATAATCAAAATCGTCAACAAAACAGAATTCGTTTATTTGAGACAGGTCTACGCTTTACGCCTGATAATCAAGCAGAATATGGTATTCGTCAGGAAAACATGCTGGCGGGTGTGATCACGGGCAACAAATTCGATGAACATTGGTCATTAGATAAACAAGTTGTTGACTTCTTTGATTTAAAAGGTGATCTTGAAGCTGTTTTTGAATTGACTGGAAAACTAAATCAAATTACATTTAAATCAGAAGCACATCCAGCACTGCATCCTGGGCAAAGTGCTGGGATTTATCTGGAAAATGAACATATTGGTTTTATCGGTGTTGTTCACCCAGAACTAGAACGTAAACTCGATTTAAATGGTCGTACAGTCGTGTTTGAAGTTCGTACTGATGCAATCGCACAGCGTGTTATTCCAGAAGCGAAAGCGATTTCGCGTTATCCGTCGAACCGTCGTGACATTGCTGTGGTTGTGCCAGAAACTGTAGCAGCTGCCGAAGTTTTAGCAGAATGTAAAAAAGTTGGCATAAATCATATAGTTGGCATAAACTTATTTGATGTGTATTGTGGTGAGGGGATAGCAGAGGGTTATAAGAGTCTCGCTATCAGTCTCGTCTTCCAAGATACCCAGCGTACCATGGAAGAAGAAGAGATTACCGCGACCGTTGATCTGTGTGTTGCTGCGTTAAAACAGCGATTCCAAGCCTCCTTGAGGGACTAAACTTATGGCGCTTACTAAAGCTGAAATGTCAGAAAATTTGTTTGAAAAACTAGGTGTTAGCAAACGTGATGCGAAAGACCTTGTTGAAACTTTCTTTGAAGAGGTTCGCCTTTCCTTAGAAAACGGTGAGCAAGTTAAATTATCTGGATTCGGTAACTTTGATTTACGTGATAAAAATCAACGTCCCGGTCGTAACCCTAAAACAGGGGAAGATATTCCAATCACTGCTCGTCGTGTTGTTACTTTCCGTCCAGGCCAAAAATTAAAAAGCCGTGTGGAAAAAGCAACGCCAAAAGAGTAATCCTATTCTCTGAATAGCAGAGTAATAAAAAAGACCGCCTAGGCGGTCTTTGTTTTTAAGTAAAACATTTTTAAGTAAAAGACATCTTTTAAAGACGGTGAAATAGACTTTTCTCTTGATGGATTAACGCGGCAATATAATTTTCAGCGAGTTTAGTCACTTCAGCTTCTTTTCGGAGCTCAGCAAGAGAATCCTGACTATTATGTTGCGGTGTACTGCTTGTATTGATCAAGTGCGGCGCGAAAATCATGGCCAAATTTCTGATGGACATTTTATGGGATGCTTCATCATTGGAAATAAGAGCGCAAAAGCGAGTAACAAGTTGCAATGTTAATGGCGGTGGTGCCAGGCGACTCAATGCACTGTGGATCCTCTTGTCGCAGTTTTTTAAAATGGAAGGGGCTTTATTTTTTAATTGCTCAATATTTTTAATTTGTTGGGCCACATCTTCTTTGTTTTTAACTGCATCAGCACAGGCTTGTAAATCATCAAATGAAATATCTGATTTGAAATCGATGTTGTTAGTTTTTCTGAGTAATTCCCCTGCTATTTTTTTAAACGCGCTGGTTAATGTTTGTAAAGAACAGTTCACGGCGAGTGTAAGATGGCCATTCGGGTCATTTATCATATTAACGAGTTCACTGACAGCATTTTTGCTACCTTCAGTACGAAGTATACCTTCACTTGTTGCATACTCATTATGTTTAAGAATCTTACAACCAAGCAGGTTAATGGCGTGATTTTTCTCTCTATCTATGTCAGAAAGACGGTCATAATTATTAATGAGTAGCTCATTGCTTTGCTGCAATTTATCGGTTTCGTTTTTTCGTGTTTTTTCTGCACGCTGGGCTTTATGTTGAGCGACTGCGTTTAATGCAGCAGCTCGTGCCGCATCGACTCGAGGATTCCCGGTTAAACCCGCTTTGGGAATAATGCCATCTTGAGGTGATAAGTTTTTTGCGGAAGTTTCATCTGCAAAGGAAACCGTGCGTGATGATGCCCCCTTATTCGGAAGGCTAATCATAACAAAGGCTTCATCTGAAACAGTTTTTTTCTTGCTTACATGTTTGCTTTGGCAACTAAAAAGTAAAGAAAAAAAGCTAGTAAATGATTGAGTTACTTTTCTTAGCGATGTTTTAAAATGGCTGCTAGCCTTATTCTCAGTTTGATTAGTCTCTTTTGCGTTATGTGCAGAGAGTTGCGGTTTGGGTGGATGGTTAACTGTATTTAGTGCCATGTGTAAACCTTTATTGTAGTTAAAATTAAAATTGGCAGCAGTTTAAATTTTTTCTTATGCTCTCTCTTATATAAAACGCGCTTATTTTTTAATGAAAGATAATTATTGTAAATGTAATGACTATTTCCTTGAAAAACTTACAAAAAAAACAACATCAATCCGATATGGGGTTGATTATTTTGTTGTTACTGAGTCTTTGTATCATTGCAATGCTATCGCTCAGTGCAGGGGAAATTTGGTATTGGCCGAACCAATGGATGGATGATTCTGCACAATTATTTGTCTGGCAAATTCGCTTACCTAGACTCCTTGCGGCTATTACCATTGGAGCATCACTGGCAGTAACGGGTGCTATCATGCAAGCGTTGTTTGAGAACCCATTAGCGGAACCGGGATTGCTAGGGGTCAGTAATGGTGCTGGAGTTGCGGTTGTTTTTACCGTATTGCTCTCATCAGGAGTTACCTACTATTGGTTAGTTAGCATGAGTGCCATTATTGGCGCTTTAGTCCTCACGGGTGTTTTACTCTATTTTGCTCGTCATCAACATTTAAATAATGCCAGCTTATTATTAGTTGGTGTTGCGCTTGGTGTGATCAGCGGTGCGTGCATGACATGGATGGTCTATATGAGCAGTAATCTAGATTTACGCCAATTACTGTATTGGATGATGGGCAGCTTCAGTGGTGTTGATTGGCGTCAAATTGGATTAGTCATTGCTTGCCTCCCATTTTTATTTTGGGCCATAACTCAGGGAAGAGTTTTAAATTATTTATTGCTGGGTGATATTCAAGCTTATCAATTGGGTATTTCTACGCATCGTTGGCGATTAATATTAATTATCATTACTGGAATATTAATTGGACTCAGCGTGGCAATTGCGGGGGCAATTAGTTTTATAGGATTAGTGATCCCCCATATATTAAGGCTAAGTGGGATCACTGATAACCGTTTTTTATTACCAGCCTGTGCAATTGCTGGGGCGCTAAGCTTATTAATTGCAGATTTGTTATCCCGATTATTGATAGACAATGCTGAAATTCCGATAGGCGTGATTACCGCGACCTTGGGCGCCCCTATTTTTATTTATCTTCTCGTCAAAAATCATACGTGGCGACAATAATATGAATAAAACAGTGATGATTGAAACGCAAAATCTGACTGTGGGAAGCCGGTTACGGGGTATTAACCAGCCCATTTTTGCAGGGGAGCAGATACATCTATTGGGTGCGAATGGAGCAGGAAAAAGCACATTACTTTCAGTGTTGAGTGGTTGCATATCTTACACAGGAGCGATTTTTTTTAATCGTGTGAATCTGAAAGATTATGCTGTTCAAGATCTTGCAAGGTTTCGCTCTTATCTCACACAGCAGACGGGTATTTTACCAAGTTTAAAAGTGTTTCAATACTTATCCTTGTTTATTGAGCAGCATGTCGTTCCGCCCGCAATTTTTAGCGAATTATGCGAAGATTTTCAACTTTCACCATTGCTATCTAAACCTATTAGCCAATTATCAGGTGGGGAATGGCAGCGAATTCGGATAGTCGCTGTATTTTTGCAGGTATGGGATCGGGACTGTTTGAGCGGAAAAATAATCTTATTTGATGAACCAATAAACAATTTAGATATTATTCAGCAAGGAATGCTAGATAAATGGGTGAAATGTTTTTGTCATTGCGCAGGAACAGTTATAATGAGTGGACATAATCTTAGTCATTCTTATAAAAATGCAAGTCGAATTTGGATGATGAAGAAAGGTGCGATTATCTATGAAGGTGAGCCTGACAATGTCATGACAGAAAGTCATTTGTCAGATGTATTTATGGCTGATATAAAACTCAATCAGAGTTCATCGAATAAAGTATGGCAAATTAACGATCATAATAATTAGCTAATCGTGTTCTTATTGCCCGTATCACGGCAATTATTGCAGTAATGATGACTGGTGTTGAGGTTCGGTTAAAGTAATTTTAACTAGAATATCCTATTCATAATGAAACTAGGCTACAGACAATATGAGCAATTTCCTTCCGTTTTCAAAACCAGCAATCGGGGATGAAGAGGTTAAGGCAGTAGAAAACGTTCTGCGTTCAGGCTGGATAACTACAGGCCCACAGAATCATCAATTAGAAGAAGATTTTTGTAAACGTTATGGTTGCAAGCATGCGATTGCCCTTGCATCGGCAACTGCAGGTATGCATGTTGTTTTGATGGCGCTGGGTATCGGTCCAGGTGATGAGGTTATCACTCCGTCACAAACATGGGTTTCAACTATCAATATGATTGAGCTGCTAGGTGCAACGCCAGTTATGATTGATGTTGATCGTGATACCCTCATGATTCAGCCAGAAGCAGTAGAAAAAGCCTTAACGAGCAAAACGAAGGCAATTATCCCTGTTCATTATGCGGGTGCGCCTTGTGATTTAGATGCCCTGCGTGCCATCGCGAAAAAAGCAGGTGTTTACCTCATTGAAGATGCGGCTCATGCGGTCGGAACACGTTATAAAAATGAGTGGATTGGTGAGAAGGGCACTGCCATTTTTTCATTCCATGCAATCAAAAACGTAACCTGTGCTGAAGGTGGTCTAGTCGCCACTGACGATGATGCACTTGCTCAGCGTGTTCGTGCATTAAAATTTCATGGTTTAGGTGTAGATGCGTTTGATCGCCAAATGCAAGGCCGTAAACCGCAAGCCGAAGTGGTTGAGCCAGGTTTCAAATATAACCTATCTGATATTCATGCGGCGATTGCAGTAGTACAATTATCCCGCGTTGAGTATTTAAACCAGCGTCGAGCTGAATTGACGGCACGCTACCGTGAGTTACTAAAAGACTCTCCATTACAAATGTTATCTGTGCCAGAATACCCACATTTACACGCTAACCACTTATTTATGGTACGTGTTGATGAATCTGTGTGTGGCATTGACCGCGATGCATTTATGGAGAAGCTAAAAGAGCATAATATTGGTACGGGATTACATTTCCGTGCGGCTCATACACAAAAATATTACCGCGAAAAATACCCAGAGCTGTCATTGCCAGAATCAACATGGAATAGTGCAACGCTTTGCTCATTGCCTCTGTTCCCAGACATGACTGACGCGGATGTTGAACGGGTAGTAAGTGCGATTAATACAGTCCTTTTGGAGTCAAAATAGTGTCATTAGCTGATGAATTTGATGAGATTAAAAAAGTCTCAGTGGTAATCCCTGTTTATAACGAAGAGCAAAGTTTGCCTCAACTGTTAGAACGTACGATTAAGTCCTGTAAACAACTGACTCAAGCTTATGAGTTAATTCTAGTTGACGATGGAAGTAGCGACCGTTCTGCAAAAATGTTGGTTGAAGCGGCTGAAAATCCAGATAACCATGTGATTGCGATCATTTTAAACCGCAACTATGGTCAACACTCTGCGATCATGGCGGGTTTCAATCAAGCGGATGGCGACTTAGTTATCACGCTTGATGCGGACTTACAAAACCCACCGGAAGAGATCCCTCGTTTAGTACAAACAGCGGCTCAAGGCTATGATGTTGTTGGTACTCGTCGTGCTAATCGTCAAGATTCATGGTTCCGCAAAACGGCGTCAAAAATGATCAATGCAATGATCACCAAGGCGACTGGTCGTTCAATGGGTGACTATGGTTGTATGCTGCGCGCTTATCGCCGTCACATCATTGAAGCGATGCTTCAATGCCATGAACGCAGCACATTTATTCCTATTTTAGCGAATACCTTTGCGCGTAGAACCATCGAAATTGATGTAGCGCATGCTGAGCGCGAGTTTGGTGATTCAAAATACAGCTTTATGAAGCTGATTAATTTAATGTATGACTTATTAACTTGTTTAACGACGGCGCCTCTGCGTTTGTTAAGCGTGGTTGGTAGCATTATCGCTGCTGGCGGCTTTGTGCTGGCAGTGTTGTTAATTGTTTTACGTTTACTGTTCGGTGCGAGCTGGGCAGCTGACGGCGTATTTACACTGTTTGCGATACTCTTTATGTTTATCGGCGCGCAGTTTGTTGCTATGGGATTATTGGGCGAATACATCGGTAGGATCTATAATGATGTGCGCGCGAGACCTCGTTATTTTATTCAAAAAGTCGTCGGTGCAGACCTTAAAACCGACAAAAATCAGGAAGAAAACTAATGAAAGCT is part of the Providencia zhijiangensis genome and harbors:
- the pheT gene encoding phenylalanine--tRNA ligase subunit beta is translated as MKFSELWLREWVNPAVSSEELSDQITMAGLEVDGVETVAGQFHGVVVGEVVECGQHPNADKLRVTKVNVGGDRLLDIVCGAPNCRQGLRVAVATVGAVLPGDFKIKAAKLRGEPSEGMLCSYSELGISDDHSGIIELPQDAVIGTDIREYLKLDDHAIEISITPNRADCLSILGVARDVAVINKLDLVEPAISPVASTIKDTFPIRVEAPAACPRFLGRVIKNIDVSAPTPMWMKEKLRRGGVRSIDAVVDITNYVLLELGQPQHAYDLDRLNGAIVVRMAKDEEKLVLLDGTEATLKSDTLVIADETQALGIAGIFGGEHSGVNTETKNILLECAFFEPLAITGRARNYGLHTDASHRFERGVDSQLQFKAMERATALIVGICGGEVGDIIDVSSEAHLPKQANIKLTRKKLDRLIGHVIADETVTDILTRLGCQVQVSADCWDVVAPSWRFDMQIEEDLVEEVARVYGYNNIPDVPLRADLIMTDHKEANLPLKRIKAMLVDRGYQEAITYSFVDPKIQSLLHPQEEVLSLPNPISADMSAMRLSLLTGLLGTVVYNQNRQQNRIRLFETGLRFTPDNQAEYGIRQENMLAGVITGNKFDEHWSLDKQVVDFFDLKGDLEAVFELTGKLNQITFKSEAHPALHPGQSAGIYLENEHIGFIGVVHPELERKLDLNGRTVVFEVRTDAIAQRVIPEAKAISRYPSNRRDIAVVVPETVAAAEVLAECKKVGINHIVGINLFDVYCGEGIAEGYKSLAISLVFQDTQRTMEEEEITATVDLCVAALKQRFQASLRD
- the ihfA gene encoding integration host factor subunit alpha — its product is MALTKAEMSENLFEKLGVSKRDAKDLVETFFEEVRLSLENGEQVKLSGFGNFDLRDKNQRPGRNPKTGEDIPITARRVVTFRPGQKLKSRVEKATPKE
- a CDS encoding RhoGAP domain-containing protein, which produces MALNTVNHPPKPQLSAHNAKETNQTENKASSHFKTSLRKVTQSFTSFFSLLFSCQSKHVSKKKTVSDEAFVMISLPNKGASSRTVSFADETSAKNLSPQDGIIPKAGLTGNPRVDAARAAALNAVAQHKAQRAEKTRKNETDKLQQSNELLINNYDRLSDIDREKNHAINLLGCKILKHNEYATSEGILRTEGSKNAVSELVNMINDPNGHLTLAVNCSLQTLTSAFKKIAGELLRKTNNIDFKSDISFDDLQACADAVKNKEDVAQQIKNIEQLKNKAPSILKNCDKRIHSALSRLAPPPLTLQLVTRFCALISNDEASHKMSIRNLAMIFAPHLINTSSTPQHNSQDSLAELRKEAEVTKLAENYIAALIHQEKSLFHRL
- the btuC gene encoding vitamin B12 ABC transporter permease BtuC — translated: MTISLKNLQKKQHQSDMGLIILLLLSLCIIAMLSLSAGEIWYWPNQWMDDSAQLFVWQIRLPRLLAAITIGASLAVTGAIMQALFENPLAEPGLLGVSNGAGVAVVFTVLLSSGVTYYWLVSMSAIIGALVLTGVLLYFARHQHLNNASLLLVGVALGVISGACMTWMVYMSSNLDLRQLLYWMMGSFSGVDWRQIGLVIACLPFLFWAITQGRVLNYLLLGDIQAYQLGISTHRWRLILIIITGILIGLSVAIAGAISFIGLVIPHILRLSGITDNRFLLPACAIAGALSLLIADLLSRLLIDNAEIPIGVITATLGAPIFIYLLVKNHTWRQ
- a CDS encoding ATP-binding cassette domain-containing protein; protein product: MNKTVMIETQNLTVGSRLRGINQPIFAGEQIHLLGANGAGKSTLLSVLSGCISYTGAIFFNRVNLKDYAVQDLARFRSYLTQQTGILPSLKVFQYLSLFIEQHVVPPAIFSELCEDFQLSPLLSKPISQLSGGEWQRIRIVAVFLQVWDRDCLSGKIILFDEPINNLDIIQQGMLDKWVKCFCHCAGTVIMSGHNLSHSYKNASRIWMMKKGAIIYEGEPDNVMTESHLSDVFMADIKLNQSSSNKVWQINDHNN
- the arnB gene encoding UDP-4-amino-4-deoxy-L-arabinose aminotransferase — translated: MSNFLPFSKPAIGDEEVKAVENVLRSGWITTGPQNHQLEEDFCKRYGCKHAIALASATAGMHVVLMALGIGPGDEVITPSQTWVSTINMIELLGATPVMIDVDRDTLMIQPEAVEKALTSKTKAIIPVHYAGAPCDLDALRAIAKKAGVYLIEDAAHAVGTRYKNEWIGEKGTAIFSFHAIKNVTCAEGGLVATDDDALAQRVRALKFHGLGVDAFDRQMQGRKPQAEVVEPGFKYNLSDIHAAIAVVQLSRVEYLNQRRAELTARYRELLKDSPLQMLSVPEYPHLHANHLFMVRVDESVCGIDRDAFMEKLKEHNIGTGLHFRAAHTQKYYREKYPELSLPESTWNSATLCSLPLFPDMTDADVERVVSAINTVLLESK
- the arnC gene encoding undecaprenyl-phosphate 4-deoxy-4-formamido-L-arabinose transferase, giving the protein MSLADEFDEIKKVSVVIPVYNEEQSLPQLLERTIKSCKQLTQAYELILVDDGSSDRSAKMLVEAAENPDNHVIAIILNRNYGQHSAIMAGFNQADGDLVITLDADLQNPPEEIPRLVQTAAQGYDVVGTRRANRQDSWFRKTASKMINAMITKATGRSMGDYGCMLRAYRRHIIEAMLQCHERSTFIPILANTFARRTIEIDVAHAEREFGDSKYSFMKLINLMYDLLTCLTTAPLRLLSVVGSIIAAGGFVLAVLLIVLRLLFGASWAADGVFTLFAILFMFIGAQFVAMGLLGEYIGRIYNDVRARPRYFIQKVVGADLKTDKNQEEN